A genomic stretch from Juglans microcarpa x Juglans regia isolate MS1-56 chromosome 3S, Jm3101_v1.0, whole genome shotgun sequence includes:
- the LOC121258487 gene encoding uncharacterized protein LOC121258487 isoform X1, which produces MHHKLVGTASGDKGPVFTIYLCWGRCGSCTERDFCLLSLSFLPFLLLIFLRRLPLSEREKKRPEKRREMGNCQAIDAAALVIQHPSGKLERLYWPVSANEVMKTNPGHYVSLIIPLPASEDDQDQDKTKTVRFTRVKLLRPTDTLALGHAYRLVTTQDFTAGFVEVMKVLRAKKFAKTKQKQEVESAEMSQTVSEKQIPGFEAEGKSDKEKKYQVMRHERQRVRTPSMSSAVMRSKSWRPSLLSISEAGS; this is translated from the exons atgcatcaTAAATTAGTTGGGACGGCCTCTGGTGACAAAGGACCCGTTTTTACTATATATTTGTGTTGGGGACGGTGTGGGAGCTGTACAGAAAGAGACTTCTGCTtactctccctctccttccttccttttctCCTCCTTATCTTTCTTCGTCGTCTTCCTCTTtcagaaagggaaaaaaaaaggccagaaaaaagaagagaaatgggaAATTGCCAGGCCATAGATGCAGCAGCCCTGGTGATACAACACCCAAGTGGGAAGCTAGAGAGGCTGTATTGGCCGGTGAGCGCGAACGAGGTGATGAAAACGAATCCGGGCCACTATGTTTCTTTGATCATCCCGTTGCCTGCATCCGAGGATGATCAGGATCAGGATAAGACCAAGACCGTGCGGTTCACCCGCGTTAAGCTTCTCCGGCCAACGGATACTCTTGCTCTTGGTCATGCTTATCGGCTGGTCACTACTCAAG ATTTTACTGCTGGTTTTGTAGAGGTTATGAAGGTGTTGCGGGCAAAAAAGTTTGCCAAAACGAAGCAGAAGCAGGAGGTGGAATCAGCTGAGATGTCACAGACAGTGTCAGAGAAGCAGATTCCAGGTTTTGAGGCAGAAGGGAAGTCAGATAAGGAGAAGAAATACCAG GTGATGAGACATGAAAGACAGAGAGTAAGGACACCATCAATGAGCTCTGCTGTAATGAGGTCAAAGTCTTGGCGCCCCTCACTTCTGAGCATCTCTGAGGCTGGAAGCTGA
- the LOC121258487 gene encoding uncharacterized protein LOC121258487 isoform X2 → MGNCQAIDAAALVIQHPSGKLERLYWPVSANEVMKTNPGHYVSLIIPLPASEDDQDQDKTKTVRFTRVKLLRPTDTLALGHAYRLVTTQEVMKVLRAKKFAKTKQKQEVESAEMSQTVSEKQIPGFEAEGKSDKEKKYQVMRHERQRVRTPSMSSAVMRSKSWRPSLLSISEAGS, encoded by the exons atgggaAATTGCCAGGCCATAGATGCAGCAGCCCTGGTGATACAACACCCAAGTGGGAAGCTAGAGAGGCTGTATTGGCCGGTGAGCGCGAACGAGGTGATGAAAACGAATCCGGGCCACTATGTTTCTTTGATCATCCCGTTGCCTGCATCCGAGGATGATCAGGATCAGGATAAGACCAAGACCGTGCGGTTCACCCGCGTTAAGCTTCTCCGGCCAACGGATACTCTTGCTCTTGGTCATGCTTATCGGCTGGTCACTACTCAAG AGGTTATGAAGGTGTTGCGGGCAAAAAAGTTTGCCAAAACGAAGCAGAAGCAGGAGGTGGAATCAGCTGAGATGTCACAGACAGTGTCAGAGAAGCAGATTCCAGGTTTTGAGGCAGAAGGGAAGTCAGATAAGGAGAAGAAATACCAG GTGATGAGACATGAAAGACAGAGAGTAAGGACACCATCAATGAGCTCTGCTGTAATGAGGTCAAAGTCTTGGCGCCCCTCACTTCTGAGCATCTCTGAGGCTGGAAGCTGA